The Chryseobacterium nakagawai genome has a segment encoding these proteins:
- the gmk gene encoding guanylate kinase: MDKVIIFSAPSGSGKTTLVKHSLEMFPELEFSISCTTRQPRGSEVHAVDYHFLSPDEFRQKISEDAFVEYEEVYTDKYYGTLKSEVEKIWNLGKVVIFDVDVKGGISLKKYFGEKALSIFIEPPSIEELERRLISRNTDDAETIKTRVEKAEEEMSYANEFDRIVINSDLDEAKKEIESLIKSFINN; this comes from the coding sequence ATGGATAAAGTAATTATATTTTCAGCACCATCTGGTAGCGGAAAAACTACATTGGTAAAGCACTCCCTTGAAATGTTCCCTGAATTGGAATTTTCAATCTCATGCACTACAAGACAACCAAGAGGAAGTGAAGTACATGCGGTAGACTATCATTTTTTGTCACCTGACGAATTCAGACAAAAAATTTCAGAAGATGCCTTTGTAGAATATGAAGAAGTATACACTGATAAATATTACGGAACTTTAAAATCTGAAGTAGAAAAGATCTGGAATCTGGGAAAAGTTGTTATTTTTGATGTAGACGTAAAAGGAGGAATTTCCCTGAAAAAATATTTTGGAGAAAAGGCGTTGTCTATCTTTATAGAACCCCCATCCATTGAAGAACTGGAACGAAGATTGATTTCAAGAAATACGGATGATGCAGAAACCATCAAAACACGTGTGGAAAAGGCTGAAGAAGAAATGTCCTATGCCAACGAATTTGACAGGATTGTTATTAATTCCGATCTTGATGAAGCTAAAAAAGAAATAGAAAGTTTAATAAAAAGTTTTATCAATAATTAA
- a CDS encoding efflux RND transporter permease subunit: MLKQFIERPVLSTVISIILLLLGALSLFNLPIALFPDIAPPSVQVTAFYPGANAEVVARSVATPIEEAVNGVENMTYMTSNSSNDGTMTLSVFFKQGSDPDNAAVNVQNRVSKAMSQLPQEVVQAGISTQKVQNSMIMFMGLSSDDPKQYDELFLQNYLKINVIPQIQRIPGVAQAQVFGTRDYSMRIWLKPDRLAANNLSPQEVLNAIKDHNLEAAPGRLGQGSKETYEYILKYKGKLNKGEDYESIAIKANSDGSFLRLKDVARVEFGSYTYTATNRVDGKPVAGFAILQTAGSNANEILTEIEKQVDQFSTTLPKGVKPIIMYNSKDFLDASIHQVVETLVIAFILVFIVVFIFLQDFRSTLIPAIAVPVAIIGTFFFLQLFGFSINMLTLFALVLAIGIVVDDAIVVVEAVHSKMEQTGMPVEHATMNSMSEISGAIISITLVMCAVFIPVGFMQGPAGVFYRQFAFTLAIAIMISAVNALTLSPALCAIFLSDPQGEHGEHGHKKGFGARFFNAFNASFNNMTKKYIYSLKFLIKNKWVAIGGLVVITAASIFMIKKAPSGFIPTEDQGFVLYAVNTPPGSSLERTHRATEQIDKIINGEKATNHLWVADGMNFISNANASPYSAGFIKLKDYDQRGEMKDPDQIAAALTGKVSQVKDANAFFFNFPTIQGFGNVSGFEFMLQDKTNGSFEQLGTTTQQFIGELMKRPEIAFAFTTYAAGNPQYTIDVDTDKANQLGVSITELMQTMQIYYGSSFVSDFNRFGKYYRVMAQADIPYRTDINSLEGIYVKNKSGEMVPAKTLVTLKRTFGPETVTRNNLFNAVTINGTPKPGYSTGDAIKAVEEVAQKSLPRGYGYEWTGITREEIKTGGQTTFIFLLSILFVYFLLAAQYESYILPFAIILTIPTGIFGVFAFTGLAGIDNNIYVQVGLIMLVGLLAKNAILIVEFAVQRRKAGRSLIESALQASRLRLRPILMTSFAFIVGMLPLVWTQGASAKGNHSIGYSTVGGMLTGVVFGIFIIPVMYVVFQYLHEKMPSRKKKRLLKKQMEEELLATPH; the protein is encoded by the coding sequence ATGTTAAAACAATTTATAGAAAGACCGGTCCTTTCCACGGTCATCTCCATAATACTCTTATTATTGGGAGCCTTGTCTCTCTTTAATCTGCCTATCGCCCTCTTTCCGGATATTGCTCCACCGAGTGTCCAGGTAACGGCTTTTTATCCGGGAGCTAATGCTGAAGTAGTGGCACGTTCTGTAGCAACCCCTATTGAGGAAGCTGTAAACGGAGTGGAGAACATGACGTACATGACTTCAAACTCAAGTAATGACGGTACCATGACTTTAAGCGTTTTCTTTAAGCAAGGATCTGATCCCGATAATGCTGCCGTAAACGTACAAAACCGGGTCTCAAAAGCGATGAGCCAGCTTCCTCAGGAAGTGGTACAAGCCGGAATTTCAACGCAGAAAGTTCAGAATAGTATGATTATGTTTATGGGATTATCCAGTGATGATCCAAAGCAATATGATGAACTTTTCTTACAAAATTACCTTAAGATCAACGTAATACCACAAATTCAGCGTATCCCAGGGGTTGCTCAGGCTCAGGTTTTCGGAACAAGAGATTATTCCATGAGAATTTGGCTAAAACCAGATCGCCTGGCTGCCAACAATCTTTCTCCACAGGAAGTTCTGAATGCCATCAAAGACCATAACCTTGAAGCAGCTCCAGGACGTCTTGGGCAGGGCAGTAAAGAAACTTATGAATATATCCTTAAATATAAAGGAAAGCTAAACAAAGGCGAAGATTACGAAAGTATTGCCATTAAAGCGAATAGTGATGGTTCATTCTTAAGACTAAAAGATGTTGCAAGAGTAGAATTTGGTTCTTATACCTATACAGCAACAAACAGAGTAGACGGGAAACCCGTTGCTGGGTTTGCCATTTTACAAACTGCTGGCTCTAATGCCAATGAAATCCTGACTGAGATTGAAAAACAAGTAGATCAGTTCAGTACTACCTTGCCTAAAGGAGTGAAACCAATTATCATGTATAATTCCAAGGATTTCCTTGATGCTTCTATTCATCAGGTAGTGGAAACATTGGTGATTGCATTTATTCTGGTATTTATTGTGGTATTTATTTTCCTTCAGGATTTCAGATCTACTTTAATCCCAGCCATTGCCGTACCTGTCGCTATTATTGGTACGTTCTTCTTCCTTCAGTTATTTGGTTTCAGTATCAACATGCTTACTTTATTTGCATTGGTTCTGGCCATTGGTATTGTGGTAGATGATGCTATTGTAGTGGTAGAAGCCGTTCATTCCAAAATGGAACAAACAGGAATGCCTGTAGAACATGCTACTATGAACTCTATGAGCGAGATTTCCGGAGCCATTATTTCCATTACATTGGTAATGTGTGCAGTATTTATTCCGGTTGGTTTTATGCAAGGTCCTGCAGGAGTTTTCTACAGACAGTTCGCCTTTACATTAGCCATTGCCATTATGATTTCGGCGGTGAATGCTTTAACATTAAGCCCTGCATTATGTGCTATTTTCTTGAGCGATCCTCAGGGAGAACATGGGGAGCATGGTCATAAAAAAGGCTTTGGTGCAAGATTCTTCAATGCATTTAATGCCAGCTTCAATAACATGACCAAAAAGTACATTTACAGCCTCAAATTTTTAATCAAGAATAAATGGGTGGCGATCGGAGGTCTAGTTGTTATTACTGCTGCAAGTATTTTCATGATTAAAAAAGCACCATCAGGATTTATTCCAACAGAAGACCAGGGATTTGTTCTTTATGCAGTGAATACTCCACCGGGAAGCTCATTGGAAAGAACACACAGAGCGACTGAACAGATTGACAAAATTATTAATGGAGAAAAAGCCACCAATCACCTTTGGGTAGCCGATGGAATGAACTTCATCAGTAATGCGAATGCTTCTCCTTATTCTGCAGGTTTCATTAAACTGAAAGATTATGATCAACGAGGAGAAATGAAAGATCCGGATCAGATTGCTGCGGCATTAACAGGAAAAGTAAGCCAGGTAAAAGATGCCAATGCCTTCTTTTTCAACTTTCCTACGATTCAGGGATTTGGTAACGTTTCAGGTTTTGAATTTATGTTACAGGATAAAACCAACGGATCTTTTGAGCAATTGGGAACCACTACTCAACAATTCATTGGTGAATTAATGAAGCGCCCTGAAATTGCCTTTGCCTTTACAACGTATGCCGCCGGAAATCCACAATATACTATTGATGTAGATACTGATAAAGCCAATCAGCTAGGAGTTTCTATAACCGAATTAATGCAAACTATGCAGATTTATTACGGAAGCAGCTTCGTTTCGGATTTCAATAGATTCGGAAAATATTACAGAGTAATGGCTCAGGCAGATATTCCTTACCGTACGGATATTAATTCTTTGGAGGGAATTTATGTGAAAAATAAATCAGGAGAAATGGTACCCGCTAAAACATTGGTTACCTTAAAAAGAACCTTCGGGCCGGAAACTGTGACAAGAAATAACCTTTTCAATGCGGTAACTATTAATGGTACTCCAAAACCGGGATATAGTACCGGAGATGCCATTAAAGCTGTAGAAGAAGTGGCTCAAAAATCACTTCCGAGAGGCTATGGGTATGAATGGACAGGAATTACGCGTGAGGAGATCAAAACAGGAGGACAAACAACTTTTATCTTCTTACTAAGTATTTTATTTGTGTATTTCCTGTTAGCTGCTCAATACGAAAGTTATATTCTTCCGTTTGCCATTATTTTAACTATTCCAACCGGAATATTCGGAGTATTTGCCTTCACAGGACTGGCAGGAATTGATAATAATATTTATGTACAGGTAGGATTAATCATGTTGGTAGGATTATTAGCAAAAAATGCCATCCTTATCGTGGAATTTGCCGTTCAGAGAAGAAAAGCTGGAAGATCATTGATTGAATCGGCACTTCAGGCTTCAAGATTACGTTTAAGACCCATCCTGATGACTTCTTTTGCTTTCATCGTGGGAATGCTTCCATTAGTTTGGACGCAGGGAGCTTCTGCAAAAGGAAACCATTCTATTGGGTATAGTACCGTAGGTGGAATGCTTACAGGAGTAGTATTCGGAATTTTCATTATTCCTGTGATGTATGTTGTCTTCCAATATCTGCATGAAAAAATGCCAAGCAGAAAGAAGAAGAGACTTCTGAAAAAGCAAATGGAAGAAGAACTTCTGGCAACTCCTCATTAA
- the miaA gene encoding tRNA (adenosine(37)-N6)-dimethylallyltransferase MiaA: MKNLISVVGPTGIGKTKLAIDLAKHFNTEIVSCDSRQFFKEMKIGTAAPSEEELAEAPHHFIGNLSVEEYYSIGQYEEDALKKLTELFQKHNTVILVGGSMMYEKAVIEGLNDLPEANVENQEKLQKLMEEEGVEKLQEILKELDSEYFEVVDIHNHRRLLRAIDVIWQTGKKYSEQIAVSQDSRDFNVIRIGIEAPREELYDRINRRVDIMMEKGLLDEVKGLEKFKGLTALNTVGYTELFKYLDEEWDLEFAVSEIKKNSRRYAKRQLTWYRKADDIHYLQLGYSQRDYEDLILWITEQFQK; this comes from the coding sequence ATGAAAAATCTGATTTCTGTAGTAGGACCCACCGGAATAGGGAAGACAAAACTGGCAATTGATCTGGCAAAACATTTCAATACCGAAATTGTTTCTTGTGATTCCCGGCAGTTTTTCAAGGAAATGAAAATAGGAACAGCAGCACCATCTGAAGAAGAATTGGCTGAAGCCCCTCATCATTTTATCGGCAATCTTTCCGTTGAAGAATACTATTCAATTGGTCAATACGAAGAAGATGCCCTGAAAAAACTCACTGAACTTTTTCAAAAACATAACACCGTCATTCTTGTAGGGGGAAGTATGATGTATGAAAAAGCTGTGATTGAAGGGTTGAATGATCTGCCTGAAGCCAATGTTGAAAATCAGGAAAAGCTTCAGAAACTTATGGAAGAGGAAGGTGTTGAAAAACTTCAGGAAATTTTAAAAGAATTAGATTCCGAATATTTTGAAGTAGTCGATATTCACAATCACCGAAGACTTTTACGTGCTATTGATGTGATTTGGCAAACCGGTAAAAAATATTCTGAACAGATTGCTGTTTCTCAGGATTCCAGAGATTTTAACGTTATCAGAATTGGAATTGAAGCGCCAAGAGAAGAATTGTATGATAGAATCAACCGTAGAGTGGATATTATGATGGAAAAGGGTCTTTTGGATGAGGTAAAAGGTTTGGAGAAATTCAAAGGACTGACTGCTTTGAATACGGTTGGTTATACTGAATTATTCAAATATTTAGATGAAGAATGGGATCTTGAATTTGCCGTTTCTGAAATTAAAAAGAATAGCCGCAGATATGCCAAGCGCCAATTGACATGGTATAGAAAGGCTGATGATATTCATTATTTGCAGTTGGGATATTCTCAGCGGGATTATGAGGATTTGATTCTTTGGATTACTGAGCAGTTTCAGAAATAA
- the nadA gene encoding quinolinate synthase NadA: MSTETLEKAKSAIPVKGFLDIKDIAIPQGEELVKAILKLKEEKNAVILAHYYQPGEIQDIADFLGDSLQLARQAKETNADMIVFCGVHFMAEAAKILNPTKKVVLPDTMAGCSLADGCSGEGLRKMREQHPDALIATYINCNAETKAESDIIVTSSNAETVIEALPKDRPIIFAPDKNLGRYLSKKTGRDMILWDGSCIVHEAFSMERIAKQLADNPDAKMIAHPESEEAVLKLAHFIGSTSALLNFVEKDDCQKFIIATEEGILHEMRKRAPHKELIPALVFDESCNCSECFYMKRNTMEKLYLCMKYELPEILIDEELRLKALKPIEAMLDLSKSIK, encoded by the coding sequence ATGAGTACCGAAACATTAGAAAAAGCTAAGTCTGCGATTCCCGTAAAAGGATTCCTGGATATAAAAGATATAGCGATTCCTCAGGGAGAAGAACTGGTAAAAGCTATTCTGAAACTTAAGGAAGAAAAAAATGCTGTAATTCTTGCCCATTATTACCAACCGGGAGAAATTCAGGATATTGCTGATTTCCTTGGAGATTCTCTGCAATTGGCAAGACAGGCAAAAGAAACCAACGCTGATATGATTGTATTCTGCGGAGTACATTTCATGGCTGAAGCTGCAAAAATCCTTAATCCAACTAAAAAAGTAGTTCTTCCGGATACGATGGCTGGATGCTCATTAGCAGACGGATGTTCAGGAGAAGGATTAAGAAAAATGCGTGAACAGCATCCAGATGCTTTAATTGCAACATACATTAACTGTAATGCAGAAACTAAGGCTGAAAGTGATATTATCGTAACAAGTTCAAATGCTGAAACCGTTATTGAAGCACTTCCAAAAGACAGACCTATTATTTTTGCACCGGACAAAAACCTAGGAAGATACCTATCTAAAAAGACAGGTCGTGATATGATTCTTTGGGATGGAAGCTGCATAGTACATGAAGCATTTTCAATGGAAAGAATTGCAAAACAACTTGCAGACAATCCTGATGCAAAAATGATTGCACACCCGGAAAGTGAAGAAGCTGTTTTAAAATTAGCGCACTTCATTGGCTCCACTTCTGCCCTATTGAACTTTGTAGAAAAAGACGATTGTCAGAAATTCATCATCGCAACAGAAGAAGGAATCCTTCACGAAATGAGAAAACGTGCACCACACAAGGAATTGATTCCGGCATTGGTTTTTGATGAAAGCTGTAACTGTTCAGAATGTTTCTACATGAAACGTAACACCATGGAAAAATTGTATTTATGTATGAAATATGAACTTCCTGAGATTCTTATTGACGAAGAATTAAGATTAAAAGCATTGAAGCCCATTGAGGCGATGCTTGATCTTTCGAAAAGCATAAAGTAA
- a CDS encoding efflux transporter outer membrane subunit produces MKRLKNIIITFAIALGSVSCVSKLAYTEPDLPLPEKFQYTATADTASIANLEWKQFFNDPILQGLIEKGIKNNYDLQIALKQVASSQEKLKQAKYMQYPDVGFGVAAQISKPSKNSMNGQSLNLFLGQNHVEDYNAAFNLSWEADIWGKIKNQQEVSRMQYLQTYEGSKAIQTQVVAAIAQGYYNLLMLDKQLAIAKSNLELTSNTLLITQKMWESGDTTSLGVQQATAQKQAIELLISQLEQNIAIQENALSILVGETPNKVNRTIEMSDTSLPQNIMAGLPAAMVSRRPDVRQQELVLLESNAMVGIAQANMYPALKITANGGVNSFKFDNWFQIPASLFGSVLGGITQPIFQKRQLKTDFEVAKIQREKNVLAFRQSVLNAVGEVSDALVSNENLKIQEQKAAEQSTTLKDGIKSAQLLYRGGSTNYLEVITAQGNSLQAELNLASIKRQRLSSIVDLYRALGGGWK; encoded by the coding sequence ATGAAAAGACTAAAAAATATTATAATAACATTCGCCATAGCTTTAGGATCTGTTTCGTGTGTGTCAAAACTGGCATACACGGAGCCGGACCTTCCGCTACCGGAAAAATTCCAGTACACAGCCACTGCTGATACAGCAAGTATTGCCAATCTGGAATGGAAACAATTTTTCAATGACCCTATTTTACAAGGTCTGATTGAAAAAGGAATTAAAAATAATTATGACCTTCAAATTGCCCTAAAACAAGTAGCTTCTTCACAGGAAAAACTGAAACAGGCAAAATACATGCAATATCCGGATGTTGGATTTGGGGTGGCTGCACAAATTTCAAAGCCATCCAAGAACAGCATGAACGGACAGAGCTTGAATTTATTTTTAGGGCAAAATCATGTTGAAGATTATAATGCAGCATTCAATCTTTCATGGGAAGCTGATATCTGGGGGAAAATCAAAAACCAACAGGAAGTTTCCAGAATGCAATATCTGCAGACGTATGAAGGTTCAAAGGCTATTCAAACTCAAGTGGTAGCCGCTATTGCCCAGGGATATTACAATCTTCTGATGCTGGATAAACAGCTGGCAATTGCCAAATCCAATCTGGAGTTAACCAGTAATACTCTATTAATTACACAAAAAATGTGGGAAAGTGGTGATACAACCTCTTTAGGAGTTCAGCAAGCTACAGCTCAGAAACAAGCCATTGAACTTTTAATTTCCCAATTGGAACAGAATATTGCCATTCAGGAAAATGCATTAAGCATTCTGGTAGGTGAAACACCTAATAAAGTCAACAGAACGATTGAAATGTCTGACACTTCACTGCCTCAAAATATCATGGCAGGACTTCCAGCAGCTATGGTAAGCCGTAGACCGGATGTGCGTCAGCAGGAATTGGTTTTATTAGAGTCTAATGCTATGGTGGGAATTGCTCAGGCCAATATGTATCCTGCATTAAAGATTACTGCTAACGGAGGAGTCAATTCATTTAAATTTGATAATTGGTTTCAAATTCCGGCCTCATTATTTGGATCTGTTTTAGGGGGAATTACACAGCCTATTTTCCAAAAAAGACAATTGAAAACTGATTTTGAAGTCGCTAAAATTCAAAGAGAGAAAAATGTATTGGCATTCCGCCAATCCGTATTAAATGCAGTGGGTGAAGTTTCTGACGCTTTGGTTTCTAATGAGAATTTAAAAATTCAGGAACAAAAAGCAGCTGAACAATCTACCACACTGAAAGATGGAATTAAAAGTGCACAACTTCTTTACAGAGGAGGTTCAACCAATTATCTTGAAGTGATTACCGCACAGGGAAATTCTCTTCAGGCAGAGTTGAATCTGGCTTCCATTAAAAGACAAAGATTAAGCAGCATTGTAGATTTATACAGAGCACTAGGCGGCGGTTGGAAGTAG
- a CDS encoding YicC family protein produces MILSMTGFGRAEGVFEGKKITIDIKSLNSKSFDLNIKIPLRYKEKEFEIRKILNDRIIRGKVDCYVNLENLEESNDVKINKGLIDSYINELKNIASDGPNFEYLKMAVRLPDAITSRPDELTEGEWEALSKIVNAAVDRFEEFRKTEGSILHEELNRNIQNIEKYLGEVIPFEEERIVSVKERYQKTLKEFENVDETRFYQEMAYFTEKLDISEEKVRLTQHLKYYKEVMDNESFNGKKLGFISQEIGREINTLGSKANHAEIQKLVVMMKDDLEKIKEQTLNVL; encoded by the coding sequence ATGATTTTATCAATGACTGGCTTCGGTAGAGCCGAAGGTGTTTTTGAAGGAAAAAAAATAACAATAGATATTAAATCACTGAACAGCAAGAGCTTTGATTTAAATATCAAAATTCCTTTACGTTACAAAGAAAAAGAATTTGAGATCAGAAAAATTCTTAACGATAGAATTATCCGTGGAAAAGTTGACTGCTATGTCAATCTTGAAAATCTTGAAGAATCTAATGATGTAAAAATTAATAAAGGTTTAATTGATTCTTACATCAATGAACTTAAAAATATTGCATCTGATGGTCCTAATTTTGAATACCTGAAAATGGCAGTAAGACTTCCGGATGCTATCACTTCAAGACCTGATGAACTTACAGAAGGTGAATGGGAAGCATTATCAAAAATCGTAAATGCTGCCGTCGACCGATTTGAAGAATTCAGAAAAACGGAAGGCAGCATTTTACATGAAGAGCTTAACAGAAATATTCAAAATATTGAAAAGTATCTGGGCGAAGTGATTCCTTTTGAAGAAGAAAGAATTGTGAGTGTAAAAGAACGTTACCAAAAGACGCTGAAAGAATTCGAAAATGTGGATGAAACCCGTTTCTACCAAGAAATGGCTTATTTCACAGAAAAATTGGATATTTCAGAAGAAAAGGTAAGACTTACCCAACATTTGAAATATTATAAAGAAGTAATGGACAATGAATCTTTCAACGGTAAAAAACTGGGCTTTATTTCTCAGGAAATCGGAAGAGAAATCAATACTTTAGGTTCCAAAGCCAATCATGCCGAAATCCAGAAATTAGTAGTGATGATGAAAGATGATTTGGAGAAAATTAAAGAGCAAACGTTAAACGTATTGTAG